The following proteins come from a genomic window of Crassostrea angulata isolate pt1a10 chromosome 1, ASM2561291v2, whole genome shotgun sequence:
- the LOC128190113 gene encoding centromere protein O-like, translating to MTDCFEFLEKLAVEKENREGNRNDLFQKWIQLKSVRDKLLTKLDHLDRTENDLDKEIETELKDQGIESQGVHNQEIRERHQYLQDLLSVYRITGTHVCHEDKHQFTVCLDAAYYDTVVDSYLIEFKARENSYIINRHSLPEFIPTLQLEKEHLPHGDLSTFLSVIKNYLQDFVFKKEEVEKVKKFATENGLSCSAQYTSSYDFVEVELEDPNQVYRIKLVYGLMNVLPEKVQIEEDSETQQDIKQWKSVLLSKPLYDSFSQIVKDILD from the exons ATGACAG attgctttgaatttctcgaGAAACTTGCAGTTGAAAAGGAGAATCGCGAGGGAAACAGAAACGACCTGTTTCAAAAATGGATTCAACTGAAGTCGGTCAGAGATAAACTCTTGACAAAACTTGATCACCTAGACAGAACAGAG AATGACTTGGACAAAGAGATAGAAACAGAGCTAAAGGATCAGGGAATTGAATCCCAAGGTGTGCATAATCAAGAGATTCGGGAGAGACATCAGTATTTACAAGACCTTCTCAGTGTATACAGAATCACTG GTACACATGTATGTCATGAGGATAAACATCAGTTCACAGTGTGTTTGGATGCTGCATACTATGATACTGTTGTGGACTCTTATCTGATAGAGTTCAAAGCCAGAGAGAATAGTTACATCATAAACCGACACTCTCTACCAGAATTTATTCCTACACTTCAGCTGGAAAAAGAACACCTACCCCATGGAGATTTATCTACATTTCTGTCTGTCATAAAAAACTACTTACaggattttgttttcaaaaaagagGAGGTAGAGAAAGTTAAG AAATTTGCAACTGAAAATGGTTTATCTTGTTCTGCGCAATACACATCAAGCTACGATTTTGTTGAAGTTGAATTGGAAGATCCTAATCAAGTGTACAGAATAAAACTAGTGTATGGATTAATGAATGTGCTACCAGAAAAAGTCCAAATAG agGAAGATTCAGAGACACAGCAGGACATCAAGCAGTGGAAGAGTGTACTTTTGTCAAAACCACTTTATGATTCATTTTCACAGATTGTGAAAGATATACTGGAttaa
- the LOC128190092 gene encoding sialin-like, whose product MSFESSSEDPMDYLKTKDSEKEPLLGGKVAEAPAGFGSRHVLAFLAFLGFFNVYCLRVNLSVALVAMVNSTNNDPSSVNSTECKEDIPANTTSTNTGEFNWDSNTQGLVLGAFFYGYIITQIPGGWLAEVFGGKKLFGFGVLCTAILTLLTPLAARWNLYVFVALRVIEGIGEGVTFPAMNAMWGKWAPLWERSKLLSFTYSGAQLGTVFSMPISGILCKSDFLGGWPSVFYLFGAIGCVWFVVWMLVVHDTPAQHPRISQEEKDYIETSVGTRQKLKTPWLSIWTSPAVFAICAAHFANNWGFYTMLTCLPTYMKKILHFDVQQDGFLSALPYLVCWMCQTISGQLADYIRKNQYLTTANTRKVVNSCGLLLPAILLCCVQFAGCNHAAVVAIVTFAVGLGGFCMGGFNCNHIDIASNFSGTLMGITNMFATIPGFLGPAVVGWLTSHEDTRAKWQIVFYISAAIYVTGCILFNVFARGEEQEWNIPEVSVLVYKGNKINERDRSESSQNSISSRIQSAQ is encoded by the exons ATGAGTTTTGAATCTAGTTCTGAAGATCCTATGGATTACCTGAAGACTAAAGATTCAGAGAAAGAGCCATTGCTGGGAGGAAAAGTGGCAGAAGCTCCAGCTG GTTTTGGAAGCCGCCATGTTCTTGCATTTTTGGCATTTCTGGGATTTTTCAATGTGTATTGTTTACGTGTGAACCTTAGTGTGGCCTTGGTTGCTATGGTGAATTCTACAAATAATGATCCATCATCTGTAAATTCTACTGAGTGTAAGGAAGACATACCAGCCAACACAACATCAACTAATACT GGTGAATTCAACTGGGACTCTAATACCCAGGGTCTTGTTTTGGGGGCATTTTTCTACGGCTACATAATCACCCAGATCCCCGGGGGCTGGCTGGCCGAGGTGTTTGGAGGGAAGAAGCTGTTTGGTTTTGGGGTTCTTTGTACAGCAATCCTCACCCTCCTGACCCCCCTAGCAGCGCGATGGAACCTGTATGTGTTCGTAGCTCTCAGAGTCATTGAGGGAATAGGAGAG GGTGTGACTTTTCCCGCCATGAACGCTATGTGGGGGAAGTGGGCCCCACTCTGGGAGAGAAGTAAACTGTTGAGCTTTACTTATTCTG GTGCTCAGTTAGGGACTGTCTTCTCTATGCCAATCTCTGGGATTTTGTGTAAATCAGATTTCTTAGGGGGTTGGCCATCCgtgttttatttgtttg GTGCCATTGGTTGTGTGTGGTTTGTTGTCTGGATGCTGGTTGTTCACGACACGCCCGCCCAACATCCCCGGATATCCCAGGAAGAGAAGGATTACATAGAGACCTCCGTCGGAACCAGACAA aaaCTAAAGACACCTTGGCTTTCTATTTGGACCTCCCCAGCAGTATTTGCGATCTGTGCCGCCCATTTTGCCAACAACTGGGGTTTCTACACTATGTTGACCTGCTTACCAACCTACATGAAGAAGATTCTTCATTTCGATGTACAGCAG GATGGATTTCTATCAGCATTGCCTTATTTAGTGTGTTGGATGTGTCAGACAATCTCTGGACAGCTCGCAGACTACATTCGGAAAAATCAGTACCTAACCACTGCAAACACCAGGAAAGTGGTCAACTCCTGTG GTTTGCTGTTACCGGCCATTCTTTTGTGTTGTGTTCAGTTTGCGGGATGTAACCATGCTGCAGTGGTTGCCATAGTAACATTTGCGGTGGGTTTGGGTGGATTCTGTATGGGAGGATTCAACTGTAACCATATTGACATAGCTTCCAATTTCTCAG GGACTCTGATGGGAATAACCAACATGTTCGCCACAATCCCGGGATTCCTGGGACCCGCCGTGGTGGGATGGCTGACCAGTCACGAG GATACACGGGCTAAATGGCAGATTGTGTTTTACATCTCGGCAGCAATCTATGTGACAGGGTGTATACTTTTCAATGTGTTCGCGCGAGGAGAAGAGCAGGAGTGGAACATTCCAGAGGTGTCTGTGTTAGTGTACAAAGGGAATAAAATCAATGAACGAGACCGCTCCGAGAGTAGTCAGAACAGTATATCGTCCAGAATCCAGTCCGCGCAGTGA
- the LOC128190103 gene encoding beta-1,3-galactosyltransferase brn-like, protein MRRVLRCVYPLCVFLVAFLTTYIYLHLSTNGLQRPKPRYMVPTKDPVELDLAMDAEVDIEEIDIPSYDMDITLMKAVDKLVRRESTDLKPVNLKKFRYMLTPGHKCDFHERTTNFSRVLVLVKSAPDHQRLRRWLRLLINDTIGILSNNVKMFFLLGYSRELNNDIRSESEKYDDIIQKNFIDSYRNLTYKTQMAYEWASMYCSSADFVLFQDDDFFANIKNVVEFLSEQLTPEELFTGHVVEAGSTVIRDRASKWFVSNIAFSNNMFPAYFPGGSYIASSQIVERLSFAFLFVPVIPVDDVYVGLVSSKLGITMKHSHRFYFSDCQNWSHCLACKAFL, encoded by the coding sequence ATGAGACGGGTGTTAAGGTGTGTTTATCCTCTGTGTGTGTTTCTGGTAGCTTTCCTAACCACCTATATATACCTACACCTTTCAACAAATGGATTACAAAGACCTAAGCCAAGGTACATGGTTCCTACCAAGGATCCAGTCGAGCTGGATTTGGCTATGGACGCTGAAGTCGATATCGAGGAAATAGATATCCCCTCATATGATATGGATATAACCTTGATGAAAGCTGTCGATAAACTCGTTAGACGAGAATCGACGGATCTCAAACCAGTCAACTTGAAGAAATTCCGTTACATGTTGACACCTGGTCATAAGTGCGATTTCCACGAAAGAACGACTAACTTTTCCCGCGTTTTAGTGTTGGTGAAGTCTGCTCCGGATCACCAGCGTCTGAGGCGTTGGCTGCGGCTGCTGATAAATGATACCATCGGAATCCTCTCAAACAACGTAAAAATGTTCTTTCTGTTGGGATATTCTCGAGAGTTGAACAATGATATTCGTTCCGAGAGCGAGAAATACGATGACATCATTCAGAAGAATTTCATAGACTCTTACAGAAATCTCACGTACAAAACCCAGATGGCTTACGAGTGGGCTTCAATGTATTGCTCTTCTGCAGATTTCGTGCTCTTTCAAGATGACGATTTTTTTGCCAACATAAAGAATGTGGTTGAATTTCTCTCCGAACAGCTTACACCAGAAGAACTATTCACGGGACACGTTGTGGAAGCTGGGTCCACCGTTATAAGGGATAGGGCCAGCAAATGGTTCGTGTCCAACATTGCTTTTTCCAATAACATGTTCCCGGCCTATTTTCCTGGAGGGAGTTATATTGCTAGTTCGCAGATAGTAGAGAGACTGTCCTTCGCCTTTCTCTTTGTGCCGGTTATTCCAGTGGATGACGTCTACGTAGGACTAGTGTCGTCAAAGTTAGGCATCACGATGAAACATTCGCATCGGTTTTATTTTTCGGACTGTCAAAACTGGAGTCATTGTTTGGCATGCAAGGCGTTTTTGTGA